A window of the Streptomyces finlayi genome harbors these coding sequences:
- a CDS encoding AI-2E family transporter, with product MPGWLPRAMVLALALYACFQLGSWAFDQLIGLLINILLAFFLALAIEPAVSRMASRGMRRGLATFLVFIAVLSAAVGFILLLGSMLAGQILDMVEDLPAYLDSVINWGNQTFRTKLSRVDVQDSLLHSDWLQKYVQNSATGVLDVSTTVLGGLFRLLTIFLFAFYFAADGPRLRRTLCSVLPPAHQAEVLRAWEIAVDKTGGYLYSRGLMALVSGVAHYVLLVILGVPYAPALAVWVGLVSQFIPTIGTYLAGALPMLIAFTVNPWYALWVLGFVVVYQQFENYVLQPKLTSKTVDIHPAVAFGSVVAGAALMGAVGALIAIPAIATLQAFLGAYVKRYKVTDDPRMHGGRRGRRGVSARARMGQVLRKPDGRGDEPESGTDAPG from the coding sequence ATGCCCGGCTGGCTGCCGCGCGCGATGGTGCTCGCGCTCGCGCTCTACGCCTGTTTCCAGCTCGGCAGCTGGGCGTTCGACCAGCTCATCGGCCTGCTGATCAACATACTGCTCGCGTTCTTCCTGGCGCTGGCGATCGAACCGGCCGTGAGCCGGATGGCGTCGCGCGGTATGCGCCGCGGCCTTGCCACGTTCCTGGTCTTCATCGCGGTCCTGTCCGCCGCGGTCGGCTTCATCCTGCTGCTCGGCTCGATGCTCGCGGGCCAGATCCTCGACATGGTCGAGGATCTTCCGGCGTACCTCGACTCGGTGATCAACTGGGGGAACCAGACCTTCCGCACCAAGCTGTCCCGGGTCGACGTCCAGGACAGTCTGCTGCACTCCGACTGGCTGCAGAAGTACGTCCAGAACAGTGCGACCGGTGTCCTCGACGTCTCGACGACGGTGCTCGGCGGACTGTTCAGGCTGTTGACGATCTTCCTGTTCGCCTTCTACTTCGCGGCCGACGGGCCCCGGCTGCGCCGCACGTTGTGTTCCGTACTGCCGCCCGCGCACCAGGCCGAGGTGCTGCGCGCCTGGGAGATCGCCGTCGACAAGACCGGCGGCTACCTCTACTCGCGCGGACTGATGGCTCTGGTCTCCGGAGTCGCGCACTACGTGCTGCTGGTGATCCTGGGCGTGCCCTACGCTCCGGCGCTCGCGGTCTGGGTCGGCCTGGTCTCCCAGTTCATCCCCACCATCGGTACGTATCTGGCAGGCGCCCTGCCGATGCTGATCGCTTTCACCGTCAACCCCTGGTACGCGCTGTGGGTCCTCGGTTTCGTAGTGGTCTACCAGCAGTTCGAGAACTACGTGCTGCAGCCCAAGCTCACCTCCAAGACCGTGGACATCCATCCGGCGGTCGCGTTCGGCTCGGTCGTTGCCGGGGCGGCGCTGATGGGTGCCGTGGGGGCACTGATCGCCATCCCGGCGATCGCGACGCTGCAGGCGTTCCTCGGCGCGTACGTGAAGCGGTACAAGGTGACGGACGACCCGAGGATGCACGGCGGCCGTCGCGGGCGCCGAGGCGTGTCGGCACGGGCGCGGATGGGGCAGGTCCTGCGGAAGCCCGATGGCCGGGGGGACGAGCCGGAGAGCGGCACGGACGCACCCGGGTGA
- a CDS encoding DUF3046 domain-containing protein, which translates to MRLTIFWERMADHFGEAYADSFARDHVMSELGGRTVHQALTAGWDVKDVWRAVCAAAGVPAEKR; encoded by the coding sequence ATGCGGTTGACGATTTTCTGGGAGCGGATGGCGGACCACTTCGGTGAGGCCTACGCGGACTCCTTCGCGCGCGATCATGTGATGTCCGAACTCGGAGGCCGTACGGTGCACCAGGCGCTGACTGCCGGATGGGACGTGAAGGACGTCTGGCGCGCGGTCTGCGCGGCGGCCGGCGTTCCTGCCGAAAAGCGCTGA
- a CDS encoding AzlD domain-containing protein encodes MNVWIAIGLTFVGCYLAKLLGLLVPAGALERPLVQRLAALLPVALLAALTAQQTFADGQQLTLDARGAGLAAAALALVLRAPFLVVIGAAVAVTAGVRALG; translated from the coding sequence ATGAACGTCTGGATCGCCATCGGGCTCACCTTCGTCGGCTGCTATCTCGCCAAGCTCCTGGGACTGCTCGTTCCCGCCGGAGCGCTGGAACGTCCCCTGGTGCAACGTCTGGCCGCGCTCCTGCCCGTAGCGCTGCTGGCGGCGCTCACCGCGCAGCAGACGTTCGCGGACGGGCAGCAGCTCACTCTGGACGCCCGGGGAGCGGGTCTGGCGGCGGCGGCCCTCGCCCTGGTCCTTCGCGCACCCTTCCTTGTGGTCATCGGGGCCGCCGTGGCGGTGACGGCCGGGGTACGTGCCCTGGGGTAG
- a CDS encoding AzlC family ABC transporter permease, whose product MAEQTAPPGSGRVDAGTPDGPGAGPAAAPGRGTSGTPTAVAPRRDAEVVRDALGVGIAVGLSGFAFGVTSAGAGLTLLQTCALSLLVFTGASQFALVGALAAGGNPYTAAAGAFFLGVRNAFYGLRLSQLLALPRAVRPFAAQWVIDETTAVTLPQPTRRAARIGFTVTGLTLYVLWNLTTLVGALGAEALGDTNAWGLDAASPAVFLALLAPMLKSTTERVTGALAVLLALGLLPVLPAGLPVLLSALAAPAVLFLMARRTNGTTVGTQDGTNGTTVVTQDEESTR is encoded by the coding sequence GTGGCAGAACAGACAGCACCCCCAGGAAGCGGCCGCGTGGACGCCGGCACACCCGACGGACCGGGGGCAGGACCGGCCGCAGCGCCCGGCCGGGGCACATCCGGTACGCCGACAGCCGTCGCCCCCAGGCGGGACGCGGAGGTCGTACGGGACGCGCTCGGTGTCGGTATCGCCGTCGGGCTCTCCGGATTCGCCTTCGGGGTCACCTCGGCCGGCGCCGGACTGACTCTGCTCCAGACCTGCGCGCTCAGTCTTCTGGTCTTCACCGGCGCCTCGCAGTTCGCCCTGGTGGGCGCGCTCGCAGCCGGGGGGAACCCGTACACGGCGGCGGCCGGGGCCTTCTTCCTCGGTGTGCGGAACGCGTTCTACGGGCTGCGGCTCTCGCAGCTGCTGGCGCTGCCCCGTGCGGTACGTCCGTTCGCCGCACAGTGGGTCATCGACGAGACGACGGCCGTCACACTGCCGCAGCCCACCAGGCGTGCGGCCCGGATCGGTTTCACGGTCACCGGGCTCACCCTGTACGTCCTGTGGAACCTGACCACCCTGGTGGGGGCACTCGGCGCCGAGGCGCTCGGTGACACCAACGCGTGGGGGCTGGACGCGGCGAGCCCGGCCGTGTTCCTGGCGCTGCTCGCACCGATGCTGAAGAGCACCACGGAGCGCGTCACGGGCGCCCTCGCCGTGCTGCTCGCCCTGGGGCTCCTGCCGGTGCTGCCTGCGGGACTTCCGGTGCTGCTCTCCGCGCTCGCCGCACCTGCCGTCCTCTTTCTGATGGCGCGCCGCACGAATGGAACGACCGTGGGGACACAGGACGGCACGAACGGAACGACCGTCGTGACACAGGACGAGGAGAGCACCCGATGA